A window of Acidobacteriota bacterium genomic DNA:
CGGTGGGCGAGAGGGGAACCCCGCGTGCGGGCGCGCCGTCTGGAGGGTCATGGGCGTCAGAACAGCGGCTTACCGTCGATGATCTTCGGGATGGCGATGCCGAAGTACTTGAGTACCGACGGGGCCAGGTCAACGATGTTCGGATCAGCGGCCGTGACCTTGCGGTTCGAGATGAGCAGCCCCGGGATCGTCTTGTAGTCGAACCCGCAGTGATCGCCGCTCCACTTTCTCATGTTGGGATACACGATGCTCCCGGGCGGCGATCCTCCGAGGGTCGTCTGCCACGACACGCGGTAGCCATCGACCATGCCGACCTGCAAGTCGGGCGCGTCCTTGACGAACTCCCCTGAGTAGATGTCGTCGCGTTTGTACACGCCGCTGATGATGCGCGCGCCGTTGGACGGGTCGGTGACGGTCAGCAGCCTGGCCGCCAGATCGTCGACCACCTTCTTGTAGTCGTCCGGGTCGACGGTGCCCTGGCCCTCACGGCCTTTCAGGTTGATGAAGGCCTGGCCGAGGCCCATCGCGTACGCCTTGGTCCGCGACCAGTCCACGTTTTCCCAGAACTGGCCGCTGCCGAGGAAGAGGTTGCTGAGGTTCTTCTGTTCCGTGCGCTGGCCCTTGATGGCCAGGTACCCCTCGTTCACCAGCCAGGTATTGAGGTTGACCGCCTGCCGGAACGAATGGAATCCGTGGTCCGACATCACAATCACCTGGGTGTCCGGACCGACGCGCTTGACGACTTCGCCGACCATCTGATCCACGCGCTGGTAGACGCGCAGGATCGAGTCGCCGTATTTCGCCGCCAGCTGGGCGTCGTACATCGGGTGCGTCTTGTCCTCGAACCGCCACATCATGTGGCTCACGCGGTCGGTGGATTCGATCACGCCGACGAGCAGATCCCACCCGCGCGCGTCGAGACGGTGCATGATGACCTGGGCGCGATCGTCGAACGCGCGGAACAGATCGTCCATGAACGTCTTCTCGTCGATGCGGTCTTCGTTGAGCGGCCAGGTCGCCTCGGCCCAGCCCAGCGTCCGGAAGTGCCCCAGCCGATCGTCGAGATCCTTCGAGAACGACGCCGGCGACGAAATCGGGTACGGCGGATCGTCGGGCCGCCAGTTCACCGGCGAGACGTACAGCCGGAGCTCTTTGTCGGCGCCCACCAGGTACATCT
This region includes:
- a CDS encoding alkaline phosphatase family protein; protein product: MKSTTVVVLAGAIALGAIHCGRSVPAEKFKQKMVILGYDGMDPVLTERWIAEGRLPNLAKLAAQGGFSRLGTSHSPESPTSWSSFATGTNAGKHNIFDFLVRDPKTYMPDLGIVTKVPPEFLFNYIPIKKPEIHSIRGGTSFWVTAGQAGVRSSLLTVPITFPAEQVENGELLSGLPLPDIRGTIGTFYYFASDLSRYEEGNTEMGGILKRLVFAQNVARTELVGPPNPIVKAQQRTIQAKGPALSDGDKAELAELAAREDIRIPITIRWNRPERKATIEIQDTTVSLAEGGWSKWVPIEFRVNYLVRLHGMAQMYLVGADKELRLYVSPVNWRPDDPPYPISSPASFSKDLDDRLGHFRTLGWAEATWPLNEDRIDEKTFMDDLFRAFDDRAQVIMHRLDARGWDLLVGVIESTDRVSHMMWRFEDKTHPMYDAQLAAKYGDSILRVYQRVDQMVGEVVKRVGPDTQVIVMSDHGFHSFRQAVNLNTWLVNEGYLAIKGQRTEQKNLSNLFLGSGQFWENVDWSRTKAYAMGLGQAFINLKGREGQGTVDPDDYKKVVDDLAARLLTVTDPSNGARIISGVYKRDDIYSGEFVKDAPDLQVGMVDGYRVSWQTTLGGSPPGSIVYPNMRKWSGDHCGFDYKTIPGLLISNRKVTAADPNIVDLAPSVLKYFGIAIPKIIDGKPLF